The genomic window ccatcctgaaatataacaatatctgtttcagccCATTATTTTACATCAGGAATCTTATAAACCAAattcataaacatgtgtgtgtgtgtgtgtgtgtgtgtgtgtgtgtgtgtgtgtgtgtgtgtgtgtgtgtgttgtggtgtgtgtgtggtgtgtgtgtgtgtgtgtgtgtgtgtgtgtgtgtgtgtgtgtgtgtgtgtgtgtgtgtgtgtgtgtgtgtgtgtgtgtgtgtgtgtgtgtgcgtgcggacacaacaaacttcttttagtttctgtctaccaaatccactgaaaaggcTTTGACCAGAGCCCAGGGATATAACAGAAGAcaggcccaaggtgccatgtagtgggatcaAACTCAGAACTCTAtgattgggaagtgaacttcacaccacacagccatgtctgtgccaactaaagatttttttttaatatttttttttttaattttgttttccttcatttttgtttttttacgatCCATTAACTGACTttgattttcagttttttttgcaACATGTTGCAGGTATTCACCTGAGTCTGTGAAATATGGCCATTTCTCACATGCCTCAGATGTCTGGAGTTTTGGTATAACATTATGGGAAATGTTCACATATGGAGATGTACCTTACCATGATATGAAAGGAATTGAAGTAAgtctttattgctttttctttaattatgtatGTTGGATGTTGTCATAATTTGGGTTGGGTACCAGGGTGAAAAAAACTATAGCTTATAGCAACTTTTATTTTAAGTATCTAAGGTTTACCAGGGAAGAAAGTACCATATTTTGATGCCATAAAAGGTGCATGGACATATTAGATGAACCCATATTTCAGCTGTGCATATTCAGGAAAAAGGTTTAGCATTTCTTTCTCCAGCTATTATATCCTTCATGTCCTGCTGGGTCAATGGTGTCTATATCTACTTGTATCACACAACTCCCTGTTTCTTTCCTCTTAAAATTTAACTGTATTTCCcataaaatgaataattatatgaatatattaatttttttttttttaattcctatttTCTCCAGGTCATGAAATTTTTGGAAAACAATAACCGATTGTCTCAGCCCAAAAAATGCCCAAACGCAGTCTACAAGATAATGGGCTGCTGTTGGGAAATGGAAAGCAAAGCTCGACCAACATTCACAAAACTCCAGGAATTCTTTACCAATTTTGGAAACCAAATGTAACTGAAGAGAaacctgtttttgttgttgctgctgctgtttttattgttgttgtctgtgttgtttttatgttgtccttttgttttgtaattatattttttattatatattttttaatgaggtCCGAGGGATGGGGGTGTGACTTAAAGAATCCTGAGAGCATTCAACAAAAGGCTTTGTAACATTTAGTTACAAAtgcttacattctaagttcaaatcccaccaaaatcaactttgcctttcatccttccattcCAGAATCAAGAAAATAAGAACTGAGTCAGTATAATCCACTGTCCCtttctttcaccaccaccacttccaccaaaaTCAATCAGATTGATCATTGATTGACGTATCTTATCATCAAAAAGCAAAGCTTTTAAGTCTTTTTATCTGTATGAAGTTTGTCAAATAAATCCTTTGGGGATTTTGAGAGttacataccagtaatatactggaatTATAGGGGCGCAGGTATTTATCTGTTTGAGGTTTGTCAAATAAATCCTTTGGGGATTTTGAGAGttacataccagtaatatactggaatTATAGGGACACAGGTATTTATCTGTTTGAGGTTTGTCAAATAAATCCTTTGGGGATTTTGAGAGttacataccagtaatatactggaatTATAGGGGCGCAGGTATTTATCTGTTTGAGGTTTGTCAAATAAATCCTTTGGGGATTTTGAGAGttacataccagtaatatactggaatTATAGGGACACAGGTATTTATCTGTTTGAGGTTTGTCAAATAAATCCTTTGGGGATTTTGAGAGttacataccagtaatatactggaatTATAGGGGCACAGGTATTTATCTGTTTGAGGTTTGTCAAATAAATCCTTTGGGGATTTTGAGAGttacataccagtaatatactggaatTATAGGGGCACAGGTATTTATCTGTTTGAGGTTTGTCAAATAAATCCTTTGGGGATTTTGAGAGttacataccagtaatatactggaatTATAGGGACACAGGTATTACCGTGTcaataagaagcttgctctgGGCTCAATCTCATCGTGCAGAACTTTTAGCAAGTGTCTCCTGCCATAGAATCTACCAATTTCAGGTCATTGTGGTGTTTGGTTGAGAAAAACTGTGCAGAGGTccaacataaatgtgtgtgtgtgtgtgtatgtatgtgtgtgtattatactatgtttgtatataaatatcagctataaaaaaatgaaataatgaaaaaattggtGGGTTTTAACAAAgtcccttgtgatatttgttcagaACTGCTTTACAGACACTTCTTGTCATTCTTGCCATCAGGTGTACATTGAACCAATGACTGACCCATCAAAAACCTGTAACCAACAACACTATTATTCATTAATTGCAATAATATGATAATCAGCAACACATCCTTAATTAGGCTCTCCCGAGCCTAAtcaaaaagaaatcattatatctatatattttatagtttttttgttttgttttattatttttatttttattttcacttgaaCAAATTTTCATGACATCACCATTTTCACTGACCTTTTTTTATGAGAAAAACAAAGATTTTAATgacaatttttgtatatttttgttatgaaaataaattttataaattgcaGATGTTGTTGTCATTTGTTCATTTGACTCTGTCACAATCTTATGCCCTTAGCTGCaaaaggaggaattacaaccgtgtttcgtggtctgctaccacaacagctcctttataggatccagttagctcaagacatcatcaggaggaaccacatccggtttcggcccctactcctctactgttttgacgtggcggggcccccctTTTCGGAGgtatcttcagctctggtgttgggtgcatgtcttctttcttctgttccctggcctcttcgatgtatcgtcagtgagtgtcagccggtgactgactgtcttgtcaaattctccctttaaatacctgccaccagactccagcaggcagccccagcaagttgtcacatgacactgtctcaccttaactgactagtttTAGCCTGCACTTTTTCTAAACGACCTGTCAGCAGGCAGCCCTAGCGAGTTGTCATGTGActcagcaggcagccccagcgaGTTGTCATGTGACTTCAGATCACACCCTACAAATTACAACAACCCATTTTTTAAGCCCATCTTCCCTGCTAAAGTGGAGATTAACTTTGCAGGTCTCATAGATCAGTGATTCCCCCAACCTTTTTTGCAGCACGGTTTCATGCAAAGAAATTTTTCCATGGGCTGGATGATCATGCACATAACAAAACGCAATaaagtgtataaaatataatataattactatatatatatataatacatatacagatcTTGTGTATGGTCCACGGTGAAAGCATTAAATGTAACTACACAAAGAAACATTACACAAGACAAATCTATACTGGaagatatacattacatatatttatttatacatttgcagcatggaaggtgtttgtaagccatttaagaaacacacaaaagccgtttgattcacttcaacatttaagtttaatttgtcaaaatattttcatcgctataagaccacgacctgttcactgacaaaaatcatgCTTGCAAAAACACTCTACAGATTgcaatagtcaataaaatagaaataaaatataaaaattccttttttCTTTGCAGCCCCGTACCAAATAATCTATGGCCCAGTACTGGATCACATCCTGATGGTTAGGAACCCCTACCACAGATCGTATTTATCATGGTTCTCCGTTTGAAGCagttttacagccagatgtctTCCCTGTTGCCCTCTTATGACAGGAACacaatgtattttttttcctaaaactGGACACACACAAATCACAGTAATCTTTAAGGCAAGAAAAGTACTTGAGCCAATGAAAGAAGCCTCTTACACGGTTAcacaacttactagaaatagcagcaaaattcaaCTGCAAATTTAATAAGGCTGCTACTATATAGTTGCTTGACCTACTAAAAACTACACACTTGGTTTCATAACCTCCCTCTGCAGCACATATAGGGTGAGACATGCAGGACCCAGTTGTGAAACTGTCACTGACCTGGTTATGGGTTTAAGTGGCACCTTCTGTAAAATGTCTGTCATGTGTAGCCCTCTTCATCTGCTGGTTCAGGCATTGAGATCTATTGTGGTCATCATCTGCTTGCTCCAACATTGGGGTCTTTGGGATTGGCGACGCATAGTCTGGGTCCTCATCTTTGACCTTGCCACCAAGAGTGGCTCCACCAGGATTTAGAACTCCTGACCGCATTGATTTCAGAGTCATTGGTCCACGCAAGCCCCTCcaccagcaacaggacctccgtaatgctatgatggaccgtgaagtctggcgcaacatggtaaattccattgtctcgaccacggtcgaacaatgatggtgatgacaacacaGAGCGAAAAGCAAAGGAAAGGCACATTAAACAAGGTAGTCCCAGAAACACTAtacctgaattttaaaaaaatctagatggccacggctggaatggctttgatcatcAGTCTACTGGATCATGATAAACTCGCTGCTGTATGACAATAATCTAAATCAAATGACCTTAAACAATGGCTATAAGATTAAAGTCATGACTTCAAACTGCTCTCCTCCAGATGTGGTGATGTATCCTCTggcaaggtacataactctgcttACACTGATTTGTCTGGCTAAACAAAAAAACAGGTTGTAGGAACCAACGAGGAACCCTTTACACCAGTGATTCACAATCAATTttcacctatggacccctttgattcctaattTTACTAGGATGTATCCTCCTGGCCATTCGATGTCTAAAAAAAGCATATTATatgtttatgattaaatattattaagaatggtatttaaaatattgctaaaatattttgtgtattactcttttacttgtttcagtcatttgactgcggccatgctggagcaccacctttagtcgagcaaagtgactccaggacttattctttgtaagcctagtacttattctatcggtcacttttgctgaaccgctaagttacagggacgtaaacacgccaccattgtttgtcaagtgatgttggggggacaaacacagacacacaaatacccacacacacatatatatatatatatatatatatatatatatatatatatatatatatacatatatatatatacgatgggcttctttcagtttccgtctaccaaatccactcacaaggctctggttggcccaaggctatagtagaagacacttgcccaagatgccacgcagtgggactgaacccggaaccatgtggttggtaagcaagctacttaccacacagccactcctgcacctatagaatATGTCATTCTATAAGTATTGtataagtataaccaatttattgcagactaACTGAATTACCTGGCGTTGCCTGGGTGACTGGtgttcttattcagattagtaaacaataaatatgaagatttttttttctcataattatttccaaatatctatattttattaaaaaatatcaaaattgttATGCTAATAGCATTTAGAACTGAAATCTTGAAGCACTTCAGGATAAACAATTTTCATTGCATAATTTTTTTGTTGGTgtccaaatgaataaattattccTGCTTCCAACTCATCAACAACCAGCATAGAGTTGGCCATGGGAAAAGCATGTAGTAGAGAGATGATGTCCAACTACCTTGAGGGATTGACCAttgagatttgttaattgaaattCCAAAACTTAGTCAGACTGGAAGCTGAAGCatcttaaattcaaatggaacatctgtAGGTATGAGAGGAAATTTTGGATTAATGACATTTTCTTCTTTGTGACTACCTGTTATGATTGTTGCCTGTAGGATATAGGGCTTCATGGAAGTAACAATTAAGCGAGTTCCATTACACAAGAGAGTTGGGTCAAGATTCCTAAGCAACATAATGGGAGCATCCTGCTTTAGCGTTAAGTTATGTGGTGACATTCCAGTGGGTTTAAGTGTGTTCTGAAATTCAACAGGGCATTGAACAGCCTGATCTTGGTCGACTGCTGTGTGAATTGATGGAAAAGTCATTTCTGATGTATCTGTTAACTTTTGAAAAAGTTCATGATtgagtttctcaaccatttcaTTAGTTAGGGCCTGTATAGCTCTTTCACATAACCAGTTTACGTCACTGTAATTGACAATCACACTGACACATAGACTCTGACActgacacacatgtacattttcacatacactcacatacatatactaagacggacacgcacacagacatacatttacgTAATGAATGCACTGAGAGTGGCCTTTGTAGGCCACTCTCAGACTAATAACCACAGCCTTCATAGGTCCATCTTTGTCCAGTGGCAATAGCTTTGCAGACCAGTCCCAGACCAGTGATTATAACCTTTATACATCAGTCCCAGACCAATCACCATAACCTTTCTAGGTCAGTCTCAAACCAATGAAGTTGATGCAGCAGGTATTCAACTTAAATTTCCGTAGTGTGGCATCTGTAAGAAAACTATAAGCAAGGATAATACCAAAGGATAATACTGGGAACAAATGTTTTCAAGTGTGGTGTCTTGGAGCCTTGGAGTTTGGAGTCATAAGGGGAGAAGTTGgtgtttagccccagatcagcagaccaataaataaatatgttcctgttgtttttttttttgggggggggggtttcccCCTTTAATAGTTTACCTtgaaatacattatccaatgtacctCTGTCGCATTTTTTAGAATTGTAGGTGTGATATGAGGGATATTTCAtgactatttctagcagtttgggTGATCATGTAGACCAGTGGTTTACAAACTTTTGTAGTTCAATTTTTCTTCTGTGAAGCAAAAAGTTATCAATTTGTGGCTGAACACTGAAAACTAACTTTGGAAAAGACTTGACCTTTCAACTTAGAAAACGattgaaaacaacaaagaaattgattaaaagaaaacaatctgaagtataaaatataaaattatcgaAAAGTGccttaattttagaaaaatataaatttggttAATATGTAATCGCaatcctcatcttgtttcggcTTAGAATAAAAATCTCACGGACTACCTAAGGCATAACTACACAAATGTGCCCCGCCggactttgcttttttttttatttcataactctcagtaaaatggatattttcttatgaaattttctacaaatacgcttcagatgATGCAGATTCTGATCATATCGGAATTCGTTGAGAAAACATTTTCCGGGGGCGAGgaaaggagtttcggaaaattcatacTATCGGTTTTATTTCctcgtaactttcagaaaaatgggtatatttttatgaaattttctacaaatatttttcaggatgtgtaaatgatgattatatcagaatttcaTGTGGAAAAAAATTGtgggcatgcacacatacacgctggCACATATcacaattttttaatgaaatttcaagtttggtttttttttcatattgaattccgatataatcgtaatctggcgatctttcgtctctagtagacctttccgtaaaaatcttttttttttttaccaatgggcttgcgggaacttttgaagtaatatacatacatatacacatacaccgagtaaaaaatttcagttatctctttctttcacacattactctgtctcttcacacacactaacagaagcacttcacttacacaacatactatctgtctcccacaccccatcaaacacacacatgtacatcaatgcttcccctggacggtaacttcaaaagaacttccctcgtcatacaatcgctttctcttagtctctttcgctctcattacttcaaaagttcccgcaagcccatatgtaaaaaaaaaatttttttacggaaatcgacggaaaggtctactagagacgaaagattgcccaccATCGGAAAGGTATCTgtagaaattttcatttaaaattaaaaatacccattttctGAAAGTAACGAGCTAAGTCGCTAGGTACACGcggactaaaaaaaaaatgaataactcAAATTTTCTATACATCTAGAATAGAAGTATTGTACACATAACCATACGGTCTGGTTAtagatacattaaaatatatataatttacaaaatctcCCACTAAATTAATGCATGAAATGGGGAAAGGGAAGCATTTCAAATCTGCAAAGCCGGAATGAAAATATGCAGATGAAAATAGAACATAAATTACCTCCCTTGATTTTTATtcaaatactattaaagtatttttatattttatatttcataaaatatttatcagattaatatattatatttcaataaaacaattttatatataataaaaaatataatctatttaAAATATCATCAATATCTTTATCTACAAGTTTAGTTAAAGGCTAACTTTGACTATATATGCTAATTAGATTgcctgtttatttttttacatgaCATTTAGTGACTATATATACCGTTTCTAAATACTAGATTGTGTATTGCTTCGgcaatacatatactaaaattggaacgatacagagaagattagcatggcccctgcgcaaggatgacacgcaaattcgtgaagcgttccatattttttggCTTTCTCTACTttaaataacttattttattcttttattctactaCTTGtctcagtcgttagactgcggccatgctagggcacctcCTTGAACCATTTTGGACGAAGGAATTTACCTtactactttttattttttaagcctggtactttattctaccttcgctattgccgaaccgctaagttacgaggatttAAACACAAAAACTGTTGATCAAgcggtggtgaaggacaaacacacacagatgtatgtacgaagggcttctttctgtttccgtcaaccaattccactcacaagtctttggtcggtctGTGACTAtactagaaggcacttgcccaaggtccacgcagtgggactgaacccggaaccatgtggttgggaagcaaacttctcaccgcGCCTGGaaactttcattttattattttttttaaatcattcaaAAGTTTCAGAAGGGAAAATGTGAAACAGTcctctttcgtctctagtagacctttccgtcgatttccgtaaaatttttttttttttacatatgagcttgcgggaacttttgaagtaatgagagcgaaagagactaagagaaagcgattgtatgacgagggaagttcttttgaagttaccgtgcatggcaagcattgatgtacatgtgtgtgtgtgtttgatggggtgtgggagacagacagtatgttgtgtaagtgaagtgcttctgttagtgtgtgtgaagagacagaggtaacttcaaaagaacttccctcgtcatacaatcgctttctcttagtctctttcgctctcattacttcaaaagttcccgcaagcccatatgtaaaaaaaaaattcttttacggaaatcgacggaaaggtctactagagacgaaagattgccgcgtctttttctctttttttcagcaAAGTTTAGATACGTGAAATATCTAACAACTCTcctcaccgtttttttttttcacattaaattctgatataattacaataaatacccatttttctgaaagttatgaggaaacaaatttgaGGCGTGTGAACTGTCCGAAACGCCTCTCACCGTCAACCCCCGCCGAAAAAAAAGACTTTCAcaataaattccaatataattgtaatctacaccatctgaaccGTATTTCTAGgaatttttgttaaaaaatatttattatttagaaaAGTTATGAGGTAACAAATCCTGCTCTCCAAAAACAATCATCGTTGTCAAATT from Octopus sinensis linkage group LG19, ASM634580v1, whole genome shotgun sequence includes these protein-coding regions:
- the LOC115222034 gene encoding uncharacterized protein LOC115222034, with amino-acid sequence MVEKLNHELFQKLTDTSEMTFPSIHTAVDQDQAVQCPVEFQNTLKPTGMSPHNLTLKQDAPIMLLRNLDPTLLCNGTRLIVTSMKPYILQATIITGSHKEENVINPKFPLIPTDVPFEFKMLQLPV